One Thermococcus kodakarensis KOD1 genomic window carries:
- the rtcA gene encoding RNA 3'-terminal phosphate cyclase has translation MEWVEIDGSYGEGGGQILRTSVALSVITGKPVRIYNIRANRPNPGLRPQHLHGILALKELSNAKIKGASVGSTELEFIPGKAEPKHVRVPIKTAGSITLVLQALLPAMAFIGGSFEITGGTDVPWSPPVDYLKHVTLYALEKMGIKVELEIKRRGHYPRGGGLVVGRIEPWEEKKPLKALKWERIEWFAGISHATNLPAHVAERQAKAARERLSEVYSAPVEIETEVSRSLGPGSGIVVWAETDKLRLGGDALGKRGKPAEVVGREAADELIEALKTGMAADRFLGDQLIPFLAFAGGEVGVSEITNHLVTNVWVVEKFFGNVFEVEGEVGKPGTLRVVKSVL, from the coding sequence ATGGAGTGGGTTGAAATAGATGGCTCCTACGGTGAGGGCGGCGGTCAGATACTCAGGACGAGTGTTGCACTCTCGGTGATCACGGGCAAGCCGGTCAGGATTTACAACATCCGCGCAAACAGGCCGAACCCCGGGCTGAGGCCCCAGCACCTCCATGGTATTCTCGCTCTAAAAGAACTCAGCAACGCAAAGATCAAGGGGGCAAGCGTCGGCTCGACCGAGCTGGAGTTCATTCCCGGGAAGGCAGAGCCAAAGCACGTACGGGTTCCCATAAAAACCGCTGGGAGCATTACGCTCGTCCTTCAAGCCCTTCTTCCAGCTATGGCGTTCATCGGTGGCAGCTTCGAGATAACGGGAGGGACGGACGTCCCCTGGAGCCCGCCGGTCGATTATCTCAAGCACGTTACTCTCTACGCTCTCGAAAAGATGGGCATAAAGGTCGAGCTTGAGATAAAGAGGCGCGGCCACTACCCCAGGGGTGGCGGGCTGGTAGTGGGTAGGATTGAGCCTTGGGAAGAAAAGAAGCCTTTGAAAGCCCTGAAGTGGGAAAGGATAGAGTGGTTTGCCGGGATAAGCCACGCGACGAACCTTCCAGCCCACGTCGCGGAGAGGCAGGCAAAGGCAGCTAGGGAGAGGCTGAGTGAGGTTTACAGTGCGCCGGTTGAGATAGAGACCGAGGTTTCTCGCTCTCTCGGCCCGGGGAGCGGGATAGTGGTCTGGGCTGAGACGGATAAGCTCAGGCTTGGTGGGGATGCACTGGGGAAGAGGGGGAAGCCGGCTGAGGTCGTAGGCAGAGAAGCCGCCGATGAACTCATCGAGGCGTTGAAGACGGGAATGGCAGCGGACAGATTCCTCGGCGACCAGCTCATACCGTTCCTGGCCTTCGCGGGCGGCGAGGTTGGAGTCAGCGAGATAACGAACCATCTCGTCACGAACGTCTGGGTGGTTGAGAAGTTCTTCGGGAATGTCTTCGAGGTTGAAGGAGAGGTCGGAAAGCCAGGAACCTTGAGAGTGGTAAAATCAGTTTTGTAG
- the nuoE gene encoding NADH-quinone oxidoreductase subunit NuoE, which translates to MGAGLDYIRSYPPEPSSLIPLLQRTQERFGYLPREVLEEIANYLGIPLSRVYGVATFYAQFRFEPLGKYVVKVCHGTACHVNGAVNIAQALKEELGIEEGQTTEDGLVTLERVACLGCCSLAPVIMINEKVFGKLTPDKVRKLVKQLKEGKLDV; encoded by the coding sequence ATGGGGGCTGGCTTAGATTACATCCGCTCTTATCCACCCGAGCCGAGCTCGCTTATTCCCCTCCTCCAGAGGACGCAGGAGCGCTTCGGCTATCTCCCGCGGGAAGTTCTTGAGGAGATTGCGAACTACCTTGGAATTCCGCTCAGCAGGGTCTACGGCGTTGCCACCTTCTACGCGCAGTTCCGCTTTGAGCCGCTCGGGAAGTACGTGGTGAAGGTGTGCCACGGGACAGCGTGCCACGTCAACGGTGCCGTCAACATAGCCCAGGCCCTAAAGGAGGAGCTCGGCATAGAGGAAGGACAGACGACAGAGGACGGGCTTGTAACGCTTGAGCGCGTCGCCTGCCTCGGCTGTTGCAGCCTCGCGCCGGTAATAATGATCAACGAGAAGGTCTTCGGCAAGCTCACGCCCGACAAGGTGAGGAAGCTGGTCAAGCAACTCAAGGAGGGGAAGCTCGATGTCTGA
- a CDS encoding MCM2/3/5 family DNA replication licensing factor has protein sequence MDREEMIARFAKFLREYVDDEGNEVYINRLKDLLTVTPKRSLAIDWAHLNSFDPELADELLNNPEEAIASAEDAIQIVLREPPLLVEREFKVHARFYNLPKTLLVKELGSEHINKLIQVEGIITRVSEVKPFVEKAVFVCRDCGNEMVRLQRPYENLVKPAKCDACGSRNIELDVDKSRFLNFQSFRLQDRPESLKGGQMPRFVDAILLDDLVDAALPGDRVLVTGVLRVILEQREKRPIFKKILEVNHIEQLSKEIEELEISPEDEQKIRELAKRKDIVDAIVDSIAPAIWGHRIVKKGIALALFGGVQRTLPDGTKLRGESHVLLVGDPGVAKSQLLRYVANLAPRAIYTSGKSSSAAGLCVAPDSIIKTNLGQFKIGELVEKAIPEKVQDYKSVNAEKLGLYIKTLDGDMRVLRLWKLRAPEKLIRIEGDGLSITVTPETKLLTPNGWVEARNVDGEVVTENGPVKVSKQEIESPHDYVYDLTVEGSHSFIANGFVVHNTAAAVRDEFTGSWVLEAGVLVLADGGFALIDEFDKMSDRDRSAIHEALEQQSYHHDFELLLADGRKVKIGELVDKLIEKNRDRVILGKDTEILPVEDIELLAYDLEKREIVKVKADRVSRHKAPERFIKLRFSNGREITVTPEHPVMVWENGEITEKPAEKITPGDIALGVLRYPIQVDGKFKERYRDMREAEDYQDYLYSRGVVSKIKRTGIYFTVEKARRALPRELVKPLINAGKILRVTQTPKERASFNQKLVRENIIEGYLQRIIERMDELERLSREDPAKALELLPKTQLYYKYGITYGKLKKLAEARNSWAEGIIQSAVAERISLAKRELEEFFKWWNANVNFLKVKCVEEIKNDRWEWVYDVTVEPHHLFVSHGLVLHNTISISKAGITATLNSRTTVIAAANPKFGRFNRHKSLPEQLDLPPTLLSRFDLIFLLLDEPDEKVDASIAEHILKVRRGEAEAVTPKIPYDLLKKYIAYARKNVHPVLSREAMEEIKRYYVKMRKGLRRGDEDGVQPIPITARQLEALIRLSEAHARMRLSETVTREDARAAIEIIEAMMKTIAVDEEGNLDVSILEVGKSSKKINKIEKLVDIIKSLESEGEFGAPEEKVIEAAKQAGIGTKADIEKLLNELKSDGRVYEPRAGFYRVI, from the coding sequence ATGGACAGGGAAGAGATGATAGCACGCTTTGCCAAGTTTCTGCGGGAGTACGTTGACGATGAGGGCAACGAGGTTTACATAAACCGCCTCAAAGACCTCCTCACGGTCACACCAAAGCGCTCGCTGGCAATCGACTGGGCACACCTTAACTCCTTCGATCCCGAGCTTGCCGACGAACTCTTAAACAACCCGGAAGAGGCCATAGCGAGTGCCGAGGATGCCATCCAGATAGTCCTAAGGGAGCCGCCTCTCCTCGTGGAGAGGGAGTTTAAAGTCCACGCCCGCTTCTACAACCTTCCGAAGACCCTCCTCGTCAAGGAGCTCGGAAGCGAGCACATAAACAAGCTCATCCAGGTAGAGGGAATAATCACGCGTGTGAGCGAGGTCAAGCCCTTCGTTGAGAAGGCCGTTTTCGTGTGCCGTGACTGCGGCAACGAGATGGTGAGACTTCAGAGACCCTACGAGAACCTCGTTAAGCCGGCCAAGTGCGACGCCTGCGGAAGCAGAAACATAGAGCTTGACGTTGACAAGAGCCGCTTCCTCAACTTCCAGAGCTTCCGCCTTCAGGACAGGCCAGAGAGCCTCAAGGGCGGCCAGATGCCGCGCTTCGTTGATGCAATACTCCTTGATGACCTCGTGGATGCCGCCCTTCCCGGTGACAGGGTTCTCGTTACGGGCGTTCTGAGGGTCATCCTGGAACAGAGGGAGAAGAGGCCCATATTCAAGAAGATTCTTGAGGTAAACCACATTGAACAGCTCAGCAAGGAGATAGAGGAGCTGGAAATCTCACCGGAAGACGAGCAGAAGATAAGGGAACTGGCAAAGAGGAAGGACATCGTTGATGCCATCGTTGATTCGATAGCCCCCGCCATCTGGGGACACAGGATAGTCAAGAAGGGGATAGCTCTGGCACTCTTCGGTGGCGTCCAGAGGACTCTCCCAGACGGAACGAAGCTGAGGGGAGAAAGCCACGTTCTTTTGGTTGGAGATCCTGGAGTAGCCAAGAGCCAGCTCCTCCGTTACGTCGCCAATCTGGCTCCAAGGGCTATTTACACGAGCGGGAAGAGTTCATCGGCGGCGGGCCTATGTGTTGCACCGGATTCAATAATCAAAACGAATCTTGGACAGTTCAAAATAGGAGAGCTGGTTGAAAAGGCCATACCAGAAAAAGTTCAGGACTACAAGAGCGTTAATGCCGAAAAGCTCGGACTCTACATTAAAACACTGGATGGTGATATGAGAGTCCTTAGACTGTGGAAGCTCAGAGCCCCAGAGAAGCTGATAAGAATAGAAGGAGACGGATTGAGTATTACAGTGACACCCGAGACCAAGCTCCTGACTCCCAACGGATGGGTAGAGGCCAGAAACGTCGATGGAGAAGTCGTCACTGAAAATGGCCCAGTCAAGGTCTCCAAACAGGAAATTGAATCTCCCCACGATTACGTCTACGACCTCACCGTTGAAGGTTCTCACAGCTTCATAGCAAACGGTTTCGTCGTCCACAACACTGCAGCAGCCGTCCGCGATGAGTTCACGGGCTCCTGGGTGCTGGAAGCGGGTGTTTTGGTTCTCGCCGATGGCGGATTCGCCCTAATTGACGAGTTCGACAAGATGAGCGACCGCGACAGGAGCGCGATACACGAAGCGCTGGAGCAGCAGAGCTACCACCACGACTTTGAGCTCCTCTTAGCTGACGGCAGGAAGGTAAAGATAGGAGAGCTCGTTGATAAGCTCATCGAGAAGAACCGCGATAGGGTGATACTCGGCAAGGACACGGAGATACTTCCCGTTGAGGACATCGAGCTTCTGGCTTACGATCTCGAGAAGAGGGAGATAGTAAAGGTCAAAGCAGACAGGGTTAGCAGGCACAAGGCCCCAGAGAGGTTCATAAAACTCCGCTTCTCGAACGGCAGGGAGATTACTGTAACGCCCGAGCACCCAGTTATGGTGTGGGAGAACGGGGAGATAACCGAGAAGCCCGCCGAGAAGATCACACCCGGGGACATTGCTCTTGGCGTTCTCAGGTATCCCATTCAAGTGGATGGAAAATTTAAAGAACGCTACAGAGACATGAGAGAAGCCGAAGATTACCAGGATTATCTCTACTCTCGAGGAGTGGTCTCGAAGATCAAGAGAACTGGCATATACTTCACTGTTGAAAAGGCCAGGAGAGCCCTTCCAAGGGAGCTTGTAAAACCGCTGATCAATGCAGGCAAGATACTCCGAGTAACACAGACACCAAAAGAGCGCGCCAGCTTCAATCAAAAGCTCGTGAGGGAAAACATCATCGAAGGTTATCTTCAGAGGATTATAGAAAGGATGGATGAGCTTGAGAGGCTCTCCAGAGAAGACCCCGCGAAAGCCCTTGAACTCCTGCCAAAGACCCAGCTTTACTATAAGTACGGGATAACGTACGGAAAACTCAAAAAGCTCGCAGAAGCCAGAAATTCCTGGGCAGAGGGCATAATACAGAGTGCGGTTGCGGAGAGAATCTCCCTCGCTAAGAGGGAGCTGGAAGAGTTCTTCAAGTGGTGGAACGCCAACGTGAACTTCCTGAAGGTGAAGTGCGTCGAGGAGATCAAAAACGACCGCTGGGAGTGGGTCTACGATGTTACGGTTGAGCCGCATCATCTATTCGTTTCCCATGGATTAGTCCTCCACAACACAATCAGCATCTCCAAGGCCGGAATTACCGCAACTCTGAACTCAAGAACGACCGTCATAGCGGCGGCCAATCCAAAGTTCGGAAGGTTCAACAGACACAAGAGCCTCCCGGAGCAGCTCGACCTCCCGCCGACCCTTCTCAGCCGTTTCGACCTGATATTCCTGCTCCTCGACGAGCCCGACGAGAAAGTAGACGCCAGCATAGCCGAGCACATCCTCAAGGTCAGAAGGGGCGAAGCTGAGGCGGTGACGCCTAAGATACCCTACGATCTGCTCAAGAAGTACATAGCATACGCCAGAAAGAACGTTCACCCTGTTCTGAGCAGAGAGGCAATGGAGGAAATAAAACGCTACTACGTCAAAATGAGAAAGGGCCTGCGGAGAGGAGATGAAGACGGCGTCCAGCCAATACCGATTACCGCTAGACAGCTTGAGGCCCTCATCAGGCTCAGCGAGGCCCACGCGAGGATGAGATTGAGCGAAACGGTGACGAGAGAGGACGCGAGGGCGGCGATAGAGATAATCGAGGCAATGATGAAGACGATAGCCGTTGACGAAGAGGGCAACCTTGACGTCTCAATCCTCGAAGTCGGCAAGAGTTCAAAGAAGATAAACAAGATCGAGAAGCTTGTTGACATCATAAAATCCCTTGAGAGCGAGGGAGAGTTCGGAGCGCCGGAGGAGAAAGTTATAGAGGCCGCCAAGCAGGCAGGGATAGGAACCAAGGCGGACATCGAGAAGCTCCTCAACGAGCTGAAGAGCGACGGCAGGGTCTATGAACCGAGAGCTGGATTCTACCGCGTCATCTGA
- a CDS encoding metallophosphoesterase yields MLIGIMSDTHDNLPAIRKAVEFFNERNVDLVIHAGDYVAPFVARELKKLKAPLKGVFGNNDGERKGLYEALGIYDELIELEADGMKIAVTHGTNEVLVKALAHSRLYDVVVVGHTHRYEIQEVGRTVLVNPGEVCGYVTGVKSVALLDTRKREVQIINIDNGELLGAMSL; encoded by the coding sequence ATGTTGATCGGGATTATGAGCGACACACACGACAACCTGCCGGCCATAAGGAAGGCGGTTGAGTTCTTCAACGAGAGGAACGTTGACCTGGTTATACACGCGGGCGACTACGTTGCGCCCTTCGTTGCCAGGGAGCTTAAGAAACTTAAAGCACCTCTCAAGGGCGTCTTTGGCAACAACGACGGCGAGAGAAAGGGTCTCTACGAGGCCTTGGGAATTTACGACGAGCTGATAGAGCTTGAGGCCGATGGGATGAAGATCGCCGTAACGCACGGTACGAACGAGGTTTTGGTCAAGGCCCTCGCCCACAGCAGGCTCTACGATGTTGTCGTTGTCGGTCACACCCACCGCTACGAGATACAGGAAGTTGGTAGAACCGTCCTCGTAAATCCTGGAGAGGTCTGCGGCTATGTAACTGGAGTGAAGAGCGTTGCTCTCCTCGATACCAGAAAGAGGGAAGTGCAGATAATAAACATCGACAACGGGGAGCTTCTCGGCGCCATGAGCCTTTAA